The following nucleotide sequence is from Saccharomycodes ludwigii strain NBRC 1722 chromosome VII, whole genome shotgun sequence.
ttattctttcctttgcagcttttttttaacgacaaaaaaaaaaaaaaaaaaaaaatacgcactcgtataaaaaaatgtttatttatacaataaaaataaaaaataaaaaaacactcTCAAATTTATACCAAAGATTGACCAGGATGACCTTTGAATGCTGCTTTATTACACTCCTGTTCATATCCAGGTACTAAAATGTAATCTATATTACACTCGTTTAATTTACTGAGGCTTACATTATTCTTAACAAAAGTATCAGGTTCCATCACACCAACGAAAACAGTTCTTATTTTCCCCTTCAAATCGATAATTCTATCAACACAAGGTTTATTCCCACTTAGTCTTAAAGAGCAAGGTTCCATAGTGGTATATAAAACACTCCCCTCCGGTATATCTCCCTTGTTTTTTGCGTTCCATTTCTCAATACAGCATTGTTCTGCATGTGTATTGCCAGGTAATTCTCTTGAATACCCTGTcgataaaattttatctcCGTTAACTAAAACAGCGCCAACACTAAATgccgttgttgttgcttcACATTTTTTCGCTTCTTCTATAGCCAATTCCATATATTTCTTGTGTGGCTCCAAAGCCCATTTAGGAAACTCCGTTTTGTAACTCCATGGTTTCGTTTTATCTGTGGATTCATACTTATAGGCATGTAACCATAAATCTAAATCATTAATACCTGGATCTGTATACAATTCAGTTTCGCAAACAGAACACtgttcattttttaacatcTCCCCATTAACGTTATCTCTATAATACCAGCTAGAAGCAGATCTATTTTTACCCACAGAATCCAAGATTTGAACAACCTTTCCCAAATCAGCATCGCCATTCTTCCCCAAATTGGGGCCCCATGCATCAATATTGGAATAAATAGGGTCATTAGCAATTGGAAACCCCAAGTATTGCAAATGTACTCTAATCTGATGAGTTCGACCAGTATGAGGCTTACATTTTACAATGCTGGTTTTGCCATCGTAACTTATCCTAGTAAAACTGGTAATTGCAGTTTTACAATCTATATTctcttttgaaaaacacACGCCGTTTAAACCCAATTTTGGCTCAATAGTCAGCAATGGTAAATCAACTGTAAGGTCTTTGTCAACCGGGAACTCACCAATAACTCTTGCTACATATTCCTTGGAGACTTCTCTTGATTTCATTTGTTCCCGCATTTTATCAGCACCCTTAGGTGTCTTGCACAAAAACATTAATCCGCTAGTCAGCCTGTCTAATCTATTACATGGATGTACTGGGATGCCTAATTGCCTTTCTAAAATTTTGGTTATTGTATTAAATCTGTATCTGCCAGTAGGATGTACAGGAACACCACTTGGTTTATCAATGACCACTAAGtcatcatcttcaaaaacaattttaatttctctGCTAGTAACTGGAGGTTCATGTCTGTGGACTTTATGTTGTATTAAATCCCCATTCTTAACAAGAGTGTCCAAGTTTGCTGGTTCCCCGTTGATTAAAACGGCACCGCTAGCAATGGTTTTTTCATAGTATTCTTTGCTACGATCTCGAAACTCGCTAACAAAAATGTCTAACAAATTTCTATTTCTCCATCTCATCTTGCAAAAAGTGTtgtattcaaaaaaatatggtttGATTTTGCGTAAAGGTCCAGCAATATAGACTTCAAATTCGGGCTctgtcatttttttgtttgccTTTCTATCGGCATTTTGAGATCTTAATTTGAATCCACTTTGGTCCCTTAAAGAAGCCTTGTTGTGACCTGTTGTCTTCAATTTCTTGTTATCCAATGAGGAATCTTCAGATTGAGCAGGTATTTCATTTGATGAGTTTGTccttttattgttgttaacAGTAGGATCAAGGTCGCTGGACATTATAAAGTGTTTTTGTGCTGTAGTATTATCCCctttcaaaacaaaatgttGTTTCCTTAATTGGTTTCTAACAGTAACAAAAGTATCTTTTATGTTTCTTAgctttttttgatataaatTGTATGACATTTACTAATTCTAAAGAAAgtttcctttctttttggcaagaaagaaaaaaagaaaaaaagaaaaaaagaaaaaaaaagtaaatttattattataattcttgttaattatttttaatttaaaatatgtgTGTTACGTATGTTATTAACATCTTAAAACACAGACCTCTAAGATTAGGGCGTGTGGTCTAGTGGTATGATTCTCGCTTTGGGTGCGAGAGGCCCTGGGTTCAATTCCCAGCTCGccccttttcctttttttttatcgtaGATAAATCatgtgaaaaaaatacctttttttttttttttgaattttttttttaaatatttctttttaatatttttttctatatcaATTATCTTTACAACGTGTCATTAAGTAAGTGTtctttaatataaatatattgatatatttccttttttttttttttctttatttctACCTTTTTTATATGAGCACTAGAGCAGAGAGTTGTATACTGTCATACTAAACTGCAACCACTACCAAAGCTTATGTCCGATATACTAAATGTTTTCGTTTCCAGTTTGAATTGTGGGAAATTGGCACTAAATGATCCCCCAACAATCCAGCATATAATATCAAAATGTGACCATTCAATGGATTAcgattattttatttttggtttcCAAGAAATAATATCGTTGGGTGAAATGGGCAATCCACAGTTAATTGGTAGTAAACTATCCAAATTATCTAACCTACTTATCGAACAATTAACTTTGAAGTACACGATTGACCATAACAACCCAATTGGATTTGAACTCATTGCTACTAACCATCTGGGTGCCATAGGGTTAATTATAATTGCACCAAAATCAAGTACGGGTGAAGATAATACTAGTATAATCAAGTTAAATGTTAGGTGCGGATATTTTTCCAGTGGTTTAAAAGGCGGCTCGTATGTTAGATTGGTCACTAACAgcactaaaaataaaagcttTTCCACTCCCATTGCACTCAACATTATCGTGGCTCATTTAACTGCAAACGAAGGCTATTATGTCAAGCGAACTCAagatatagaaaaaataatggatGAGTTAAGGGCTAAGAAATTAAACGGGTACGAGTTTTATAAGTACGAaccaacaattttttttggtgatttaaattttagATGTACAGCAACCGTGACAGATACAAAGTACAGTCCagataaaattgaaagtgttttaaataacgAAGAGGAGTTGActctttatttaaatggCACAAACCCATTCAATTTCCATGAATTGCACATTGGTTTCCCACCCACTTATAAATATGTTTTGGGGTCTTTTGATGAATATAAATCACAGAAGAGGATTCCATCTTGGTGTGATagaattttaattaatgatTCCATTTATTTCAACTTGATTATGGAAAAATCAAGTTATCAAAGTGTCTCTAGAAAcacaaattttttgatgaaaaCAGATCATCAGTGTGTTGTATCTACTCTAAGTTTTGAATTTTCAGATGACACATCGCAACCTAGTACATCAGGAACCACCATAAGTGAGAACGAGCAAAACTTATTATCACCATCCAATTC
It contains:
- the INP54 gene encoding phosphoinositide 5-phosphatase INP54 (similar to Saccharomyces cerevisiae YOL065C | INP54 | INositol polyphosphate 5-Phosphatase), producing the protein MSDILNVFVSSLNCGKLALNDPPTIQHIISKCDHSMDYDYFIFGFQEIISLGEMGNPQLIGSKLSKLSNLLIEQLTLKYTIDHNNPIGFELIATNHLGAIGLIIIAPKSSTGEDNTSIIKLNVRCGYFSSGLKGGSYVRLVTNSTKNKSFSTPIALNIIVAHLTANEGYYVKRTQDIEKIMDELRAKKLNGYEFYKYEPTIFFGDLNFRCTATVTDTKYSPDKIESVLNNEEELTLYLNGTNPFNFHELHIGFPPTYKYVLGSFDEYKSQKRIPSWCDRILINDSIYFNLIMEKSSYQSVSRNTNFLMKTDHQCVVSTLSFEFSDDTSQPSTSGTTISENEQNLLSPSNSLRHIKNSKIDDVNDAQDVYGDTLDYFIGYGCWLHEEHTYILYFIIFLIVSYVGYSFLF
- the RIB2 gene encoding bifunctional DRAP deaminase/tRNA pseudouridine synthase RIB2 (similar to Saccharomyces cerevisiae YOL066C | RIB2 | RIBoflavin biosynthesis (paralog of YDL036C | PUS9)) — its product is MSSDLDPTVNNNKRTNSSNEIPAQSEDSSLDNKKLKTTGHNKASLRDQSGFKLRSQNADRKANKKMTEPEFEVYIAGPLRKIKPYFFEYNTFCKMRWRNRNLLDIFVSEFRDRSKEYYEKTIASGAVLINGEPANLDTLVKNGDLIQHKVHRHEPPVTSREIKIVFEDDDLVVIDKPSGVPVHPTGRYRFNTITKILERQLGIPVHPCNRLDRLTSGLMFLCKTPKGADKMREQMKSREVSKEYVARVIGEFPVDKDLTVDLPLLTIEPKLGLNGVCFSKENIDCKTAITSFTRISYDGKTSIVKCKPHTGRTHQIRVHLQYLGFPIANDPIYSNIDAWGPNLGKNGDADLGKVVQILDSVGKNRSASSWYYRDNVNGEMLKNEQCSVCETELYTDPGINDLDLWLHAYKYESTDKTKPWSYKTEFPKWALEPHKKYMELAIEEAKKCEATTTAFSVGAVLVNGDKILSTGYSRELPGNTHAEQCCIEKWNAKNKGDIPEGSVLYTTMEPCSLRLSGNKPCVDRIIDLKGKIRTVFVGVMEPDTFVKNNVSLSKLNECNIDYILVPGYEQECNKAAFKGHPGQSLV